A window of the Mus musculus strain C57BL/6J chromosome 18, GRCm38.p6 C57BL/6J genome harbors these coding sequences:
- the Slc25a2 gene encoding mitochondrial ornithine transporter 2, with the protein MQTFPQLYKGLADCFLKTYNQVGIRGLYRGTSPALLAYVTQGSVLFMCFGFCQQFVRKVARVEQNAELNDLETATAGSLASAFAALALCPTELVKCRLQTMYEMKMSGKIAQSYNTIWSMVKSIFMKDGPLGFYRGLSTTLAQEIPGYFFYFGGYEISRSFFASGGSKDELGPVPLMLSGGFAGICLWLIIFPVDCIKSRIQVLSMFGKPAGLIETFISVVRNEGISALYSGLKATLIRAIPSNAALFLVYEYSRKMMMNMVEEY; encoded by the coding sequence ATGCAGACATTTCCTCAGCTGTACAAAGGCCTTGCCGACTGCTTCCTGAAAACATACAACCAAGTGGGCATCCGTGGCCTTTACAGGGGAACCAGTCCTGCACTGCTAGCCTATGTCACCCAGGGTTCTGTCCTGTTCATGTGCTTTGGCTTTTGCCAACAGTTTGTCAGGAAAGTGGCTAGAGTGGAGCAGAATGCAGAGCTGAACGACTTGGAGACTGCTACTGCTGGGTCGCTGGCTTCTGCATTTGCTGCGCTGGCTCTCTGCCCCACTGAGCTTGTGAAGTGTCGGCTGCAGACCATGTATGAGATGAAGATGTCAGGGAAGATAGCACAAAGCTATAACACAATTTGGTCTATGGTTAAGAGTATCTTCATGAAGGATGGTCCCTTAGGCTTCTATCGTGGACTCTCGACCACTCTTGCTCAGGAAATACCTGGCTATTTCTTCTACTTTGGGGGCTATGAAATCAGTCGATCATTTTTTGCATCAGGGGGATCAAAGGATGAACTAGGCCCTGTCCCTTTGATGTTAAGTGGAGGCTTTGCTGGGATCTGTCTCTGGCTTATCATATTCCCAGTGGACTGCATTAAATCCAGAATCCAGGTTCTTTCTATGTTTGGGAAGCCTGCAGGATTAATCGAAACCTTTATAAGTGTTGTGAGAAATGAAGGGATATCAGCCTTGTATTCTGGATTGAAAGCCACTCTGATTCGAGCCATCCCTTCCAATGCTGCTCTCTTTTTGGTTTATGAGTACAGCAGAAAGATGATGATGAACATGGTGGAAGAATACTGA